GGCCGCCTCAGCACAAACACCAGCAGCGATCAAACATAGGGCTCTGAGCAACGCATTCATCAGTTCCTGCTATTTGAGGGACACTACACTAGCTCACGCTAGCGTAAACCTATTCGGGCTCGACTTCCTCATCATCTCAAGTCCTTCACACAAGAGTAGCTCGAAACTACACTGACCGGAAACGGTCGCCCCCCCTTTTGTTGATACGTGCTCCCTATTTCCAGTGCCATGAAAATACGTAATTCAAGTCCCGCCCGGTTCGCTCAAATGATGGCGAACCACATCGTGGCTTCAGCACCTCGATGCTGGTTTATATTCATCGTCTGCTGGGGTGGAATGGCTTTCACCCTACGCGTTGGAGCACAGGAATCCGTGGAGTTTTACGCCTCTGATTTTAGTGGCAGCGAGAATACTGCACTCCACGAATTCGATGGCTGGTCGACAAGCGACACCCAATCTACCGGCATTGTCGATTTCGAGGGAGACATCGGCCGCAAGGCCTATGTTGGTTATGTGCTCCCGGCCGGCCAGACTCAGGTTTGGGCAGGTCATACCGTGAACGGGGCCTCACCTGATGCTGGACGTCCGGTGCTGTCTGTCTCGCTGAATCTGGCCATTATTGACTCCTCAAACAGCCAATACGACTACTTCGACTTGGAGCTTTTCAACGGGAATGGGCGCCGACTCGCGTCTCTCAATTTCAGCAATTACGACCTTCACGTTTACGCCTACTCTCAGGCTTCGGGTTCGTTTGTCGACACCGGGGCCACCTTCGAAAACGGGCAATTTTACCAAGTCGAGCTTCTGTTCGATCCCGCCATCGACGTTTGGTCCGCGTTCATCGACGGCGTTCCCATCTGGGTCGATCAACCGCTGGTGGGCACCTCCGAGGTGGTTGCCTCCCCGGAAGCGTTTTACGCGACTTGGTATCCGCGGGACACCGAGTCGCCGGGGGATAATTTCCTCATCTTCGATGAGGTGAGCATGAAGACCCAGGTCAGGCAGACGGTGCCGGTCTTCACGGCTACGTCGCCAACGGTAGAGGTTCCACCGGGCTTTTCTCCACGGCTGGCAGTGGAGGCGACTGGAGGGCTCTTGAGCTACCAGTGGTATCAGGGGGAAAGCGGCGATACGTCTGCGCCGATCGCCGAGGCGACCGCGGCGGTTTTCTACACGCCGGCGATTGTCGAACCGGCTTCATTCTGGGTGCGGGTTTCGAACGCCGCGGGCACCAGCGACAGCGAGACCTTCGCCCTCGCCCCCACGACCGAACCCGGGCTGGTCCTGCTGGGAATCGGACGTAACGACCCGATCAGCTTCGGCGGGGGCGATCAGCAGTCCTATGACCAGCCCGTCGTTATCTCCACCGGACTGGCCAAAGTCGAAGCAGGCATGTCCCACAGTCTATTCCTGGGGACCGATGGCACGCTTTGGGCGGTGGGGGGGAACGATTACGGTCAATTTGGGGATGGCACCACCACCAAAAGGGATATTCCAATTCAGATCGCAAACGACGTGTCGTCCATGGCGGCTGGGAGCAACCACAGCCTGTTTGTGAAAACGGATGGCACACTCTGGGCGATGGGCTACAACGAATTCGGGCAGTTGGGCGATGGCACGCAGCAGGATCGCAATGTCCCAGTCCAAGTCGCCGATGACGTGGTGGCGGTGACCACGAACGTGTATCACAACCTGATTTTGAAATCAGACGGCTCGCTATGGGCTGTGGGCTTCAACAGTCTCGGGCAACTGGGTGACGGGACCTCCACGAATCGGTCCATCCCGGTGCAGATCGCAACGGACGTCGCTTCGATGGCGGCGTGCTACCAACACAGCGTGTTCGTGAAAACGGACGGCACTCTGTGGGGCATGGGCCAAAACGAATACTACCAATTGGGGGACGGCACGACCACGAGCCAAACCACCCCGGTTCAAATCGCGACCGGAGTCGCCATGGCCGACGTTGGAGACCGCCACACCATGTTTCTGAAACACGACGGCACGTTGTGGGGCATGGGCACCAACGAATTCGGCGAGCTGGGGGACGGCACCACCACGCCTCGTCCCACTCCGGTGCAGCTTGCGAGTGAGGTCAGCTTCGTAGATTCCGGGATCTACCACACTCTTTTCGTGAAAACGGACGGCACCCTGTGGGCCACCGGCTACAATGACTACGGTCAGCTGGGGGTCGGCGACAGCCAGGGCCGAAACGCCTTCGTGCCTGTAACCTCAATATCCGGCGTGCAGGCGATCTCGGCGGGCTACGAGCATACCCTGATGTTGCAATACCTCGCCATCACGACCCAGCCGTCAGACCAGTTTGTTGCCATCGGACAGGGGACGACGCTCACCGTTTCGACTGTCGGCACCGAACCGGATGCCCTCCACTATCAGTGGTATCGGGGAGAGAGCGGCGACATCAGCGATCCCGTGATCGGTGCGGTCGGATCGACACTGGACACCGGGCCCTTGGCGTTCACGACCTCGTATTGGGTGCGGGTGACCCACCCACAGGCGGTGGTCGACAGTCCCGCCGCCAACCTGACGACGGTCAGCACCCCGATGATCACGGCGCAACCCGAGGCAACGGAGGTCCTGCCAGGATTCGCGGCAACGCTAGTCGTAAACGCGACCGGCGAAGCATTGTCCTATCAGTGGTATGCTCGAGTGAGCGGTGACGTTTCGGCACCGGTGGAAGGCGCGACGACCGCGCATTTCGCCACGCCCGCAGTCACGAATCCGGTTTCCTACTGGGTCCGGGTATCAAACATAGCCGGAGAAGTCGCGAGCGTTGATGTGCAGGTAACTTCTCAGGCCACTCAAGGGTTCCGGCTGGAAGGCGCCGGGGGAGTCACAGTGGTGCAGCCGGGTGACGATACCTTTACCAATCAACTCTCCCCCGTGCATATCGCCGACGGAATTATCGGCGCGTCACCGGGACGAGGGCACGGACTGATGATCGACGGCGCGAATCGCTTATGGGCCTCCGGTTTCAACGACCACGGCCAACTCGGCGACGGGACCAACACCACCCGCCTTACGCCAGTAAAGGTGGCAGAGGGGGTCGTGAAGGCAGAAGCCAGCGACGGCTTCAGCTACTTTATGACCTTGGATGGCACCCTTTGGGCCATGGGAGAAAACAACAATGGACAATTGGGGGATGGCACTGCTGTCGCACGCAATCTTCCGGTTCCAGTCGCCAGCGATGTTTTATCCATCGCGAGTGGTGCTGATCATGGTTTGTTCATCAAAACGGACGGCACGCTTTGGGGGATGGGCTACAACTACTACGGGCAATTGGGGACAAGCACATCGTGGCGTTTACAATCCCCGATTCAGATTGCCTCCGATGTGGTTTCGGCGGCCGCCGGCGATACCCATACTCTGTTCATC
This portion of the Actomonas aquatica genome encodes:
- a CDS encoding immunoglobulin domain-containing protein — translated: MKIRNSSPARFAQMMANHIVASAPRCWFIFIVCWGGMAFTLRVGAQESVEFYASDFSGSENTALHEFDGWSTSDTQSTGIVDFEGDIGRKAYVGYVLPAGQTQVWAGHTVNGASPDAGRPVLSVSLNLAIIDSSNSQYDYFDLELFNGNGRRLASLNFSNYDLHVYAYSQASGSFVDTGATFENGQFYQVELLFDPAIDVWSAFIDGVPIWVDQPLVGTSEVVASPEAFYATWYPRDTESPGDNFLIFDEVSMKTQVRQTVPVFTATSPTVEVPPGFSPRLAVEATGGLLSYQWYQGESGDTSAPIAEATAAVFYTPAIVEPASFWVRVSNAAGTSDSETFALAPTTEPGLVLLGIGRNDPISFGGGDQQSYDQPVVISTGLAKVEAGMSHSLFLGTDGTLWAVGGNDYGQFGDGTTTKRDIPIQIANDVSSMAAGSNHSLFVKTDGTLWAMGYNEFGQLGDGTQQDRNVPVQVADDVVAVTTNVYHNLILKSDGSLWAVGFNSLGQLGDGTSTNRSIPVQIATDVASMAACYQHSVFVKTDGTLWGMGQNEYYQLGDGTTTSQTTPVQIATGVAMADVGDRHTMFLKHDGTLWGMGTNEFGELGDGTTTPRPTPVQLASEVSFVDSGIYHTLFVKTDGTLWATGYNDYGQLGVGDSQGRNAFVPVTSISGVQAISAGYEHTLMLQYLAITTQPSDQFVAIGQGTTLTVSTVGTEPDALHYQWYRGESGDISDPVIGAVGSTLDTGPLAFTTSYWVRVTHPQAVVDSPAANLTTVSTPMITAQPEATEVLPGFAATLVVNATGEALSYQWYARVSGDVSAPVEGATTAHFATPAVTNPVSYWVRVSNIAGEVASVDVQVTSQATQGFRLEGAGGVTVVQPGDDTFTNQLSPVHIADGIIGASPGRGHGLMIDGANRLWASGFNDHGQLGDGTNTTRLTPVKVAEGVVKAEASDGFSYFMTLDGTLWAMGENNNGQLGDGTAVARNLPVPVASDVLSIASGADHGLFIKTDGTLWGMGYNYYGQLGTSTSWRLQSPIQIASDVVSAAAGDTHTLFIKADGTLWGMGENNFGQLGDGTQTDRHEPVQIATDVVSADAGHHFSMFITSDGRLWGMGYNYLHQLGDGSTSTRITPVQIATEVAAVSVNADTTVFLKTDGTFWAIGSNYSGQFGNGTTEDASTPLLVATGLSQVVTGFGQTWRFRPLAPDIAAQPENASTVVGNRVILSVEATGSALSYQWHRNGEIIAGATAPSLVIEEVSLSDDADYTVMISNELDTVTSAPAHLTVQAPPVIETQPIAQTVVTGNSATLSVTANGVPAPSYQWRRNGEAIVGATAASLVIESVSLNDDADYDVMVSNAVSTITSETVHLTVHTPPAIETQPLGQTVAIGENVTLTVVASGVPAPEYQWRHDGEPISGATDSSYTIASAMAEDAGSYDVVVSNPKGSVTSDATTLVVIEAPVITQHPQSQAGFVGQSYTFTVTAEGPAPLAYQWFKDDGAIAGATSTSFTVSSTSLADAGNYRVEVANSAGSVSSEAATLSLLSLSTSHEVRGYGYRAGGTVMIDNTITYAGPLSGFAWSVIPPSNLDQSWTFAGDSNEEGTVVSPRPGDTDLLEWRWTIAPASPFTFSYSLQVPEDATGVQSLIALATLSLADNVLDQVAIPDPLLLPEAPATHSADVNDDFLLSLSELLRVIELYNYRSGTTRTGEYHPDPSTEDGFAPAPRESVPEQLHSADTDRDGALSLSELLRVIELYNHREGTQRTGAYHPSPSTADGFAVGPSS